One part of the Mariniflexile litorale genome encodes these proteins:
- a CDS encoding DMT family transporter, giving the protein MQFVISPLKHSFGLIKNTTKAHLALLGANIIYGANYIIAKGIMPNKIGPTAFVFIRLSCCVLLFWTIKLLFVKEKVEKKDLLMLALCGLFGGAANQLLFFHGINLTSPIDASIITTTTPVIVLIFSYLILKERITQNKLLGITLGAIGAIFLIVYGNKAIGTSSFTGNLFVLLNACSYGLYLVLAKTLMKKYHAITVVSWIFLFGFLYVFPFGVSDFLNTNFEAFTTSTYLTIGYVVLFTTFFAYLFNIYALNHLAPSVTSSYVYLQPVVSFILVSVLAFVFMQSQYGQDINLIKILSCLLVAVGVYLISKPQKNK; this is encoded by the coding sequence ACATAATATATGGCGCAAACTACATTATTGCTAAAGGCATCATGCCTAATAAAATTGGCCCCACTGCTTTTGTTTTTATTCGGCTTTCTTGTTGTGTCCTGCTTTTTTGGACTATTAAACTTTTGTTTGTTAAAGAAAAAGTTGAAAAGAAAGATCTATTAATGCTAGCACTTTGTGGTCTTTTTGGTGGTGCCGCCAACCAATTGTTGTTTTTTCATGGGATTAATTTAACATCACCTATTGATGCGTCAATAATCACAACCACCACTCCTGTTATAGTTTTAATTTTTAGTTATCTTATTTTAAAAGAACGTATTACTCAAAATAAACTATTAGGCATCACATTGGGTGCTATTGGTGCTATATTTTTAATTGTATATGGGAATAAAGCGATTGGAACAAGTTCGTTTACGGGAAATTTGTTTGTTCTACTAAATGCTTGTAGTTATGGATTGTACCTTGTTCTGGCAAAAACATTAATGAAAAAATACCACGCCATTACCGTAGTTAGTTGGATATTTTTATTTGGTTTCCTGTATGTATTTCCTTTTGGAGTATCAGATTTTTTAAACACCAATTTTGAAGCCTTTACTACTAGTACTTATTTAACTATTGGTTATGTGGTTTTATTTACCACCTTTTTTGCATACTTATTTAATATTTATGCGCTTAATCATTTAGCGCCTTCTGTAACCAGTAGCTATGTTTATTTACAACCTGTGGTTAGCTTTATTTTGGTTAGTGTATTGGCGTTTGTTTTTATGCAAAGTCAATACGGGCAAGACATTAACTTAATTAAAATATTAAGTTGCTTGCTTGTTGCTGTAGGTGTCTATTTAATTAGCAAACCACAAAAGAATAAATGA
- a CDS encoding porin family protein: MMKKIFILSVIVIGTFFKNTHAQTVNFGAKAGVNISTFHGNRSSNPIDRNSLVGVHAGFIAEARISDFFALQPELLYSRVGVEEENVVKFRLDYIIIPIMAKFYLVDKLSVDVGPQFGFLINDIAKFNDDDAAKFDTDASTFEFAINTGIGINISEKWFSQVRYSFGITTISENPDIKNGVLQLSIGHKF; encoded by the coding sequence ATGATGAAAAAAATTTTTATTTTAAGTGTTATAGTAATTGGTACATTTTTTAAAAACACCCATGCACAAACAGTTAATTTCGGAGCTAAAGCAGGGGTGAATATATCTACCTTCCACGGCAACAGGTCAAGTAACCCTATTGATAGAAATAGTTTGGTAGGTGTTCATGCAGGATTTATTGCAGAGGCACGCATAAGTGATTTCTTTGCTTTACAGCCCGAATTATTGTATTCTAGGGTTGGAGTAGAAGAAGAGAATGTTGTAAAATTTAGATTAGATTATATAATCATTCCAATTATGGCTAAATTTTACTTAGTCGATAAACTGAGTGTAGATGTTGGTCCGCAATTTGGGTTTTTAATAAATGATATAGCTAAGTTTAATGATGATGATGCCGCAAAATTTGATACCGATGCTAGTACTTTTGAATTTGCTATAAATACTGGCATTGGCATTAATATTAGTGAGAAATGGTTTTCCCAAGTGCGCTACAGTTTTGGTATAACAACTATTAGTGAAAATCCAGACATAAAAAATGGAGTATTGCAACTCTCAATAGGACACAAGTTTTAA
- a CDS encoding permease-like cell division protein FtsX produces the protein MSSSFEKDQKRRLISSYFSVVLSIALVLFLLGLLGMLVLNAKKVSDHFKEQVVVTIYLKDTAKEVEIKQLEKSLAMADYVKSIEYVSKEEAAEFLKADNGEDFMDFVGYNPLQNSIDVHLKADFVTSEHLEKISDEATSKNFVDEVTYDNDLVNLMNENVKKISFWVLVISTIFTLIAVLLINSSIRLAVYSKRFTIKTMQMVGATKQFIRRPFVWKSVRLGIIGAILALIGMGIVLYYINKTFPELGLLSTPFLVVLLFVIIFTLGVTITWISTHIATQRFLNLRTDELYY, from the coding sequence ATGAGTTCCTCTTTTGAAAAAGACCAAAAACGCCGACTTATTTCCTCATACTTTTCAGTGGTATTGAGCATTGCTCTCGTCCTATTTTTATTAGGTTTGTTGGGCATGCTGGTTTTAAATGCCAAAAAAGTATCCGACCATTTTAAAGAACAAGTGGTTGTTACTATTTATTTAAAAGACACTGCCAAAGAAGTTGAAATTAAACAACTTGAAAAAAGTTTAGCTATGGCCGATTACGTAAAATCTATTGAATACGTATCGAAAGAAGAGGCTGCCGAATTTTTAAAAGCAGATAACGGTGAAGATTTCATGGATTTTGTAGGTTATAACCCGTTGCAAAACTCTATTGATGTACACTTAAAAGCCGATTTTGTAACCTCTGAACATCTTGAAAAAATATCAGACGAAGCAACCTCCAAAAATTTTGTAGACGAAGTAACTTACGACAATGATTTGGTAAACCTCATGAACGAAAATGTTAAGAAAATAAGTTTCTGGGTATTGGTTATCAGTACCATTTTTACACTAATTGCCGTATTATTGATTAACAGTTCTATAAGACTTGCCGTTTATTCAAAACGATTCACCATAAAAACCATGCAAATGGTGGGGGCTACGAAACAATTTATACGTCGCCCATTTGTTTGGAAAAGTGTTCGCTTAGGTATTATTGGAGCTATATTAGCCCTCATAGGCATGGGTATTGTGTTATATTACATTAATAAAACCTTCCCTGAATTAGGCTTGCTAAGCACCCCTTTTTTAGTTGTTTTGCTTTTTGTTATTATATTTACTTTAGGTGTTACTATTACATGGATAAGTACCCATATTGCCACACAGCGTTTCTTAAATTTAAGAACGGACGAATTATATTATTAG
- a CDS encoding DUF3098 domain-containing protein, with amino-acid sequence MGEQKQKEASKSVFIFGKKNYKFMFIGLACIALGFILMSGGGSDDPNVFNPDIFSWRRIRLAPMLVLLGFGIEIYAILLNPGKK; translated from the coding sequence ATGGGAGAACAAAAACAAAAAGAAGCTTCAAAATCCGTTTTTATATTTGGGAAGAAAAACTATAAATTTATGTTTATAGGTTTAGCTTGTATCGCCTTAGGTTTTATTTTAATGTCTGGTGGTGGTAGCGACGATCCTAATGTTTTTAATCCAGACATCTTTAGTTGGAGACGTATTCGTTTAGCACCCATGCTCGTGCTTTTAGGTTTTGGTATTGAAATTTATGCGATCCTGCTAAACCCAGGTAAAAAGTAA
- a CDS encoding glycerate kinase: MKIVIAPDKFKGSLTGLQFCNAVEEGITKILPNVEIVKLPLADGGDGTIEILEYHLKGKRITIKVNDPLFRKIEASYLYMDKTSTAFIEMAEASGMYLLNKEEQNCFNTTTLGTGELILDAINKGAKTIILGIGGSATNDCGIGMATALGYKFEDENGKELEPVGKNLSQIRVINCRDVIDALKSIDFKVACDVTNPLYGKNGAAYVYGSQKGASEIEVQDLDNGLKNIAAVFKKQFHRDVQNIKGAGAAGGMGAGTLVFFNAELKSGIDLVKGLVDFDTKIKHADFIITGEGKLDSQTLSGKTIDGVIASAKKYNIPVAAFCGSVSLSIDEASHFGVYYTDAIMNKAKNLEDAMRNSYKYLVDIASKFTQKIKR; this comes from the coding sequence ATGAAAATTGTTATTGCCCCCGATAAATTTAAAGGATCCTTAACTGGATTGCAGTTTTGTAATGCAGTTGAAGAAGGCATAACAAAAATATTACCAAATGTTGAAATTGTTAAATTACCACTGGCAGATGGAGGTGATGGTACTATTGAAATTTTAGAATACCATTTAAAAGGAAAACGGATTACTATAAAAGTTAATGATCCGCTTTTTAGAAAAATAGAAGCTTCCTATTTATACATGGATAAAACAAGCACTGCATTTATTGAAATGGCAGAAGCTTCGGGCATGTATCTATTAAATAAAGAAGAACAGAATTGTTTTAACACCACGACTTTAGGAACGGGAGAACTTATTTTAGATGCTATAAATAAAGGTGCTAAAACCATTATTTTAGGTATTGGTGGTAGTGCTACAAACGATTGTGGTATAGGTATGGCTACCGCTTTAGGTTATAAATTTGAAGATGAAAACGGAAAAGAGTTAGAACCCGTAGGAAAAAATTTATCACAGATTAGAGTGATTAATTGCCGTGATGTTATAGACGCTTTAAAATCTATTGATTTTAAAGTTGCCTGTGATGTAACAAATCCTTTGTATGGGAAAAATGGTGCAGCTTATGTTTATGGATCGCAAAAAGGAGCATCTGAAATTGAGGTTCAAGACTTGGATAATGGACTAAAAAATATAGCAGCTGTTTTTAAAAAGCAATTTCATAGAGATGTTCAAAATATAAAAGGAGCCGGCGCTGCAGGGGGTATGGGAGCGGGAACTTTGGTTTTTTTTAATGCTGAATTGAAATCAGGTATTGACTTAGTCAAAGGTTTAGTGGATTTTGATACTAAAATTAAACATGCTGATTTTATTATTACAGGTGAAGGCAAACTCGATTCTCAAACACTTTCAGGTAAAACCATTGATGGCGTTATAGCATCTGCTAAAAAATATAATATTCCAGTGGCTGCTTTTTGTGGAAGTGTATCACTTTCTATTGATGAAGCTAGCCATTTTGGTGTTTATTATACCGATGCCATCATGAATAAAGCTAAAAACCTAGAAGATGCAATGCGAAATAGCTATAAATATCTTGTAGATATAGCATCTAAGTTTACTCAAAAAATTAAGAGATAA
- a CDS encoding sodium/solute symporter (Members of the Solute:Sodium Symporter (SSS), TC 2.A.21 as described in tcdb.org, catalyze solute:Na+ symport. Known solutes for members of the family include sugars, amino acids, nucleosides, inositols, vitamins, urea or anions, depending on the system.), which produces MNWLDYSIVILYIAFFLGMGFFFKENKDSKDYFLGGKSMSWFPLSLSTMATQLSAISFISAPAFVGLKLGGGMKWLTFEFAVPLAMIFIMIVIIPPLFKSGVVSIYEFVEKRFSASTRLILSIVFQISRALATGVMVYAIAIILQAVLDIDFVYTILIISVITIVYSWQGGMKAVVWGDAFQMIILFAGLIICLYYGWNLLQEHGGLPQGFDSERLKVIDYNLGIGEGNEYGILPMLLGGLFLYASYYGCDQTQAQRMLSAKNEKTIRQLLLANGLLRFPVVLIYCTMGLIIGGLVTVAPDFLNEIALTTQKYFPEEFAKTGMKIDLMLPVFIMKYLPHGLIGILMVGILSAAMSSLSSTVNSLSAVTVEDFFNRGKVKLSNKKYMFISKASVVFWGVVCIASAFLFGGSKSAVIEIINAVSSVFYGPVLVTFILAFFSKKVNHIGMNAGIISAVVINLILSKTMQQVFNIDLGIHIFWIWLNVTGVVISLVVAYVVSVFTKHVQVKSISNFNVAIKKEDFMIKEVYILVVFFIAILIFSYFIPIIFG; this is translated from the coding sequence ATGAATTGGCTAGATTATAGTATCGTTATTCTTTACATCGCTTTCTTTTTAGGGATGGGATTTTTCTTTAAAGAAAACAAAGATTCCAAAGATTACTTTTTAGGAGGAAAAAGTATGAGTTGGTTTCCGTTGAGCCTTTCAACTATGGCTACGCAATTATCGGCAATCAGTTTTATATCGGCACCTGCCTTTGTGGGACTAAAATTAGGTGGCGGTATGAAATGGCTCACCTTCGAGTTTGCTGTTCCGTTAGCGATGATTTTTATAATGATTGTAATTATTCCACCATTATTTAAATCGGGTGTAGTAAGTATTTATGAGTTTGTTGAAAAACGTTTTAGCGCTTCTACCCGACTAATTTTAAGTATTGTGTTTCAAATAAGTCGTGCTTTGGCAACAGGCGTTATGGTATATGCCATTGCTATTATTTTGCAAGCGGTTTTAGATATTGATTTTGTTTACACCATTTTAATTATTTCTGTTATAACCATTGTTTATTCTTGGCAAGGTGGTATGAAAGCGGTTGTTTGGGGAGATGCCTTTCAAATGATTATTCTTTTTGCAGGGTTAATTATTTGCTTGTATTATGGGTGGAATTTGTTGCAAGAACATGGAGGGTTACCACAAGGTTTTGATTCGGAACGATTAAAAGTTATAGACTATAATTTAGGAATTGGTGAAGGGAATGAATACGGCATATTGCCCATGCTTTTGGGTGGGTTATTTCTATATGCTTCCTATTATGGGTGCGACCAAACTCAAGCACAACGGATGTTATCTGCTAAAAATGAAAAAACCATTCGCCAATTGTTATTAGCGAACGGATTGTTGCGTTTTCCTGTTGTTTTAATTTACTGTACAATGGGGTTAATTATTGGAGGGTTAGTAACTGTAGCTCCCGATTTTTTAAATGAAATTGCCTTAACTACCCAAAAATATTTTCCTGAAGAGTTTGCTAAAACAGGTATGAAAATAGATTTAATGTTACCCGTTTTTATCATGAAATATTTACCTCATGGACTTATTGGTATTTTAATGGTTGGTATTCTTTCAGCAGCCATGTCATCGTTAAGCTCAACTGTAAATTCTTTATCTGCTGTAACCGTTGAAGACTTTTTTAACAGAGGAAAAGTCAAGTTGTCTAATAAAAAATATATGTTTATTTCAAAAGCATCTGTAGTGTTTTGGGGTGTTGTTTGTATAGCCAGTGCATTTCTGTTTGGGGGTAGTAAAAGTGCGGTTATTGAAATAATAAACGCTGTAAGTTCTGTGTTTTACGGCCCAGTATTGGTTACGTTTATTCTAGCCTTCTTTTCAAAAAAAGTCAATCATATAGGTATGAATGCAGGTATTATTTCAGCGGTAGTTATTAATCTTATTTTGTCCAAAACCATGCAACAAGTGTTCAATATAGATTTGGGAATCCATATTTTTTGGATATGGCTTAATGTAACAGGTGTTGTTATTTCATTAGTTGTGGCTTATGTAGTAAGCGTTTTTACTAAACACGTTCAGGTGAAAAGTATTTCTAATTTCAATGTAGCTATTAAAAAAGAAGATTTCATGATTAAAGAGGTCTATATTTTGGTAGTATTTTTTATAGCCATTTTGATATTTAGTTATTTTATACCAATTATTTTCGGTTAA
- a CDS encoding trehalase family glycosidase, protein MKDLQNKAIEVLNNNWKDGFSVPCANLYPFQWFWDSGFIAIGFAHFDMPKAEKEIETLLDSQWNNGFLPHIIFHTDTDTYFPGPDFHRSDLSSQSSKKHKSTGMTQPPVTGFVLQDMYRISTDKKATLKFIESVIDKVYFNHEYFYNNRDPKNEGLAYIYHNWESGTDNSPIWDDIWQTMNPPKYTFERRDTTHVDASQRPSNREYDHYLYIIDIAKEHHYKDAKIAELSPFLVQDPLFNSMLIKSNQSLIDLYQLIGGHDDKISQLQNWQGKAIKSFNDKLFDKELGVYVHYDLRNEKPLRYISSSSFSPLFANIPNKEQAVSLVNVMMEKFGNDNQYLCASFDPTSERFNPKKYWRGPVWVNLNWILYYGLKNYGYLDIAKRVKADTIEIIEKAGFYEYFDSRKEVYKNGTAGYGGNDFSWSAALLIDLLQDN, encoded by the coding sequence ATGAAAGATTTACAAAATAAAGCTATAGAGGTATTAAATAACAATTGGAAAGATGGTTTTAGTGTGCCGTGCGCCAATTTATATCCGTTTCAATGGTTTTGGGATTCAGGTTTCATAGCCATAGGTTTTGCACATTTTGATATGCCAAAAGCCGAAAAAGAAATTGAAACCTTATTGGATTCTCAATGGAACAATGGGTTTCTACCGCATATCATATTTCATACAGATACGGATACGTATTTTCCAGGACCCGATTTTCATCGTTCAGATTTAAGTTCACAGTCTTCTAAAAAACACAAATCTACAGGAATGACACAGCCTCCTGTTACTGGATTTGTATTGCAAGATATGTATAGAATAAGTACCGATAAAAAAGCAACATTAAAGTTTATAGAAAGCGTGATTGATAAAGTTTATTTTAATCATGAATATTTCTATAACAACAGAGATCCAAAAAACGAAGGGCTTGCCTATATATACCATAATTGGGAATCGGGTACTGATAATTCTCCTATTTGGGATGATATTTGGCAAACTATGAATCCGCCAAAATATACATTTGAACGTAGAGATACCACTCATGTTGATGCATCACAACGACCATCTAATAGAGAGTACGACCATTATTTATACATCATCGATATTGCAAAAGAGCATCATTATAAGGATGCTAAAATAGCAGAATTATCGCCTTTTTTAGTACAAGATCCGCTTTTCAATTCGATGCTTATTAAATCCAATCAAAGTTTAATAGATTTATACCAACTTATTGGAGGTCATGACGATAAAATAAGTCAGCTTCAAAACTGGCAAGGTAAAGCCATTAAAAGTTTTAATGACAAACTGTTTGATAAAGAGTTAGGTGTTTATGTTCATTATGATTTAAGAAATGAAAAACCATTAAGGTATATCTCATCGTCCTCATTTTCACCTTTGTTTGCAAACATTCCTAATAAAGAACAAGCGGTATCATTGGTAAACGTTATGATGGAAAAATTCGGAAATGATAATCAATATTTATGCGCGTCTTTTGATCCGACAAGTGAACGTTTTAATCCAAAAAAATATTGGAGAGGGCCTGTTTGGGTAAATTTAAACTGGATTCTTTATTATGGTTTAAAAAATTATGGGTATTTGGATATTGCAAAACGGGTAAAAGCCGATACTATTGAAATTATTGAAAAAGCAGGTTTTTATGAGTATTTCGATTCACGAAAAGAAGTATACAAAAACGGCACTGCAGGGTATGGTGGCAATGATTTTTCATGGAGTGCTGCATTATTAATAGACCTGTTGCAAGACAACTAA
- a CDS encoding TonB-dependent receptor codes for MKKIIFTLLCLFSISAMLAQTEITGTVKDNSGVPVLGANVLIIGSTSGATTDFDGNFNFTSDLTGDQKIQVSYLGYSTFQKTILLTGAKITVQVVLQEGGNTLDEVVLTATSSTRSQKETPLSITSFGAKELSRTNTSSQADILMSVPGITAEGGGGEVASNIFVRGMPSGGQYQFNPLQIDGMPVLSTFGLNSSAHDVYFRNDLGIKSLEFVRGGSSILYGVGSVAGIINYTSVTGSAQQKNIIRTEVASNSRYKGEFLTSGPLGGENSNTFYALSGFYRYDDGPVKSGLPTEGFQLRGNIKQVTKNGSITFSGQFIDDNVQFFLPYPLKGGTRDRPNGNDGEKIYTLQTSAASDISYKTPNGVYSSPIEDGVVTKGGYFLTNFKHNFTDDLKLDAKLRYSKYKHQFNLFLDGSGVIDERTKTLENPNGTPAAVVETQSEYLAARGLALGTFTSLNGQALPADALLFENRILDRNRPLQELVADIKMTKTSNQHTFTLGTFMSRSEAGDFNVTTNYLSEYNNNPGLVEVSGYSINGVTNRGTGYGNKNISSNKIALFLTDEIKLDRWNLDFGVRYEKASGDIESEGSQSYLVDDTGIANLDNVRWGNGKWTRGHVSADDFAVAVAALYKMSDALSLYGNFSRGYFFPELRSVKFDGLGNPNEYDTEKINQFEAGVKYGQGSFSGTAALYGVALKDRRNVTFINAPGGGFVEEVDIQDTKTVGLETTWKYKFIENFAFQGSFTYQAHEIAKSESNPAFEGNELGRQPKVLGTFGLDYDNSAFDANIVYNYTGKKFTNDSNSIELDALSIVNMNCGYTFPVGENGEKVRLGAQVYNLFNSEGITEGSPRLNNSQTEEEYFVGRPILPTRVFLNATFNF; via the coding sequence ATGAAAAAAATCATTTTTACTTTATTGTGTTTGTTTAGCATTTCTGCAATGCTTGCGCAAACTGAAATTACAGGTACTGTAAAAGACAACTCAGGAGTGCCTGTTTTAGGTGCTAATGTTTTAATTATTGGAAGTACATCTGGTGCAACAACTGATTTTGATGGAAATTTTAATTTTACTTCAGATTTAACTGGTGATCAAAAAATACAAGTATCTTATTTAGGTTACAGTACTTTTCAAAAAACGATACTACTTACCGGTGCAAAAATTACGGTGCAAGTTGTTTTGCAAGAAGGAGGAAATACATTAGATGAAGTTGTTTTAACAGCTACATCTTCAACGCGTTCCCAAAAAGAAACGCCACTTTCTATAACGTCATTTGGAGCTAAAGAATTATCGAGAACGAATACCAGTAGTCAAGCGGATATTTTGATGAGTGTTCCTGGTATTACTGCTGAAGGTGGCGGGGGTGAAGTTGCCTCAAACATTTTTGTAAGAGGGATGCCTTCTGGTGGACAATATCAATTTAATCCATTACAAATAGATGGGATGCCTGTGTTGAGTACGTTTGGTCTTAACTCATCGGCACATGATGTTTATTTTAGAAACGATTTAGGTATTAAAAGTTTAGAGTTTGTTCGTGGAGGTTCTTCTATATTATATGGAGTGGGTTCGGTTGCAGGTATTATAAACTATACAAGTGTTACTGGAAGTGCACAACAAAAAAATATTATTAGAACTGAAGTAGCTTCAAATTCAAGATATAAAGGTGAATTTTTAACAAGTGGTCCATTGGGAGGTGAAAACTCAAATACGTTTTATGCACTGTCTGGTTTTTACAGATATGATGATGGTCCTGTTAAATCAGGATTACCAACAGAAGGTTTTCAGTTGCGAGGTAATATAAAACAAGTAACTAAGAATGGCTCAATAACTTTTTCTGGTCAATTTATTGATGATAATGTACAATTCTTTTTACCTTATCCATTAAAAGGAGGGACTAGAGATCGTCCTAATGGAAATGATGGAGAAAAAATTTATACTTTACAAACTTCGGCAGCTTCCGATATTTCTTATAAAACCCCAAATGGGGTGTATTCATCTCCCATAGAAGATGGTGTTGTAACTAAAGGAGGCTATTTTTTAACCAATTTTAAACACAATTTCACTGATGATTTAAAATTGGACGCTAAATTAAGATACTCAAAATACAAACACCAATTTAACTTATTTTTAGATGGTAGCGGCGTGATTGACGAAAGAACGAAAACCCTTGAAAATCCGAATGGTACTCCTGCGGCTGTTGTGGAAACACAATCTGAATATTTGGCAGCAAGAGGGTTGGCTTTAGGGACTTTTACTTCTCTAAATGGCCAAGCATTACCAGCTGATGCCTTATTGTTTGAAAATAGAATTTTAGATAGAAATAGACCATTACAAGAATTAGTGGCCGATATTAAAATGACTAAAACGTCCAATCAACACACATTTACTTTAGGTACGTTTATGTCCAGATCTGAAGCAGGCGATTTTAACGTAACAACTAATTATTTAAGTGAATATAATAATAATCCAGGTTTAGTTGAGGTTTCAGGCTATTCTATAAATGGAGTTACAAATAGAGGTACAGGATATGGAAATAAAAATATAAGTAGTAATAAAATTGCTTTATTCTTAACAGATGAGATTAAGTTAGATCGCTGGAATTTAGATTTTGGTGTACGTTATGAAAAAGCGTCTGGCGATATTGAAAGCGAAGGCTCACAGTCTTATTTAGTTGATGATACAGGTATTGCTAATTTAGATAATGTAAGATGGGGTAATGGGAAATGGACTAGAGGTCATGTATCTGCAGATGATTTTGCAGTAGCTGTAGCTGCTCTTTATAAAATGAGTGATGCATTAAGTTTATATGGAAACTTTTCAAGAGGCTACTTTTTTCCAGAGCTTAGAAGCGTGAAATTTGATGGATTAGGAAATCCAAATGAATATGATACTGAAAAAATCAATCAGTTTGAAGCAGGTGTTAAATACGGCCAAGGTAGTTTTTCTGGTACAGCAGCACTCTATGGTGTAGCATTAAAAGATCGTAGAAATGTAACATTTATTAACGCTCCAGGAGGAGGTTTTGTTGAAGAAGTTGATATTCAGGATACAAAAACTGTAGGTTTAGAAACTACGTGGAAATATAAATTTATTGAAAACTTCGCCTTTCAAGGATCATTTACTTATCAAGCTCATGAGATTGCAAAATCAGAAAGCAACCCAGCGTTTGAAGGTAATGAGTTAGGTAGACAGCCAAAAGTATTAGGAACCTTCGGATTGGATTACGACAATTCTGCGTTTGATGCAAATATTGTATACAATTACACAGGTAAAAAATTCACCAACGATTCGAATAGTATTGAGTTAGATGCTTTAAGTATTGTTAATATGAATTGTGGATATACGTTCCCTGTTGGCGAAAATGGAGAAAAAGTGCGTTTAGGTGCACAAGTATATAATTTATTTAATTCCGAAGGTATTACTGAAGGGTCTCCAAGACTTAACAATAGCCAAACAGAAGAAGAATATTTTGTTGGTCGTCCTATTTTGCCAACCCGAGTGTTTTTGAACGCTACATTTAATTTTTAA
- a CDS encoding LacI family DNA-binding transcriptional regulator, whose product MKKEVTTLKKLAKELNLSTSTISRALNDHHDISHATKERVKKLAADLNYVPNIFAKGFRAHKTNIIGVVVSNVTHHYTTTIIRGILEEASSKGYKVIISESNNDVAKQTEMLNTMIQFGVDGILLSLSKMTRDINHVLKILETIPLILFDKVSSKIPCTQVVINDEEAAYNAVEHLINVGKKRIAIIKESKFSYNSEKRYSGYLRALREHHIPVDDKIILSCDDINMEQGKLLTNILLSLKEKPDAIFSITDTAAIGVIKTLKKFNIKIPEDIAIVGFSNNINATIIEPQLTTIDQPGYRIGKTAVSFLVDEINAPNNILINKTIEIKTNLIIRESTFKIK is encoded by the coding sequence ATGAAAAAAGAGGTCACAACTTTAAAAAAACTAGCAAAAGAACTAAACCTCTCAACCTCAACCATTTCAAGAGCTTTAAATGATCACCATGATATTAGCCACGCTACTAAAGAAAGAGTAAAAAAACTTGCAGCCGACTTAAACTACGTTCCCAATATTTTCGCCAAAGGCTTTCGAGCGCATAAAACAAATATTATAGGTGTTGTAGTTTCAAACGTTACGCATCATTATACAACCACCATAATTCGAGGTATTCTAGAGGAAGCATCTTCCAAAGGATATAAAGTTATTATCTCAGAATCTAACAATGATGTTGCAAAACAAACTGAAATGCTTAACACCATGATACAATTTGGTGTGGATGGTATTTTGTTATCACTTTCTAAAATGACTCGCGATATAAACCATGTTCTCAAAATATTAGAAACTATTCCACTTATATTATTTGATAAAGTTTCTAGTAAAATACCTTGTACCCAAGTAGTAATAAACGACGAGGAAGCTGCATACAACGCAGTTGAACATCTTATTAATGTAGGAAAAAAAAGAATCGCTATTATTAAGGAATCTAAATTCTCATATAATTCTGAAAAACGCTATTCGGGTTATTTAAGAGCATTAAGAGAACACCATATACCTGTAGATGATAAAATTATTTTAAGTTGTGATGATATTAACATGGAACAAGGTAAACTACTAACAAACATACTTTTAAGTTTAAAAGAAAAACCCGATGCCATTTTTTCCATTACCGATACTGCAGCCATTGGCGTTATAAAAACACTAAAAAAATTCAACATAAAAATACCTGAAGACATAGCTATAGTTGGCTTTAGTAATAACATAAACGCCACTATTATCGAACCTCAACTCACTACTATTGACCAGCCTGGATACAGAATAGGTAAAACTGCCGTTAGTTTTTTGGTTGATGAAATAAATGCCCCAAATAACATTTTAATAAACAAAACCATCGAAATAAAAACTAACCTTATTATTAGAGAATCTACCTTTAAAATTAAGTAG